The Numenius arquata chromosome 6, bNumArq3.hap1.1, whole genome shotgun sequence sequence ctGCACATGCGTTCCTGCACATACATGTGTGTCAGTGTGCCTGTACATGCATTCCTGCacatatgtgtgtctgtgtaccTGCACATGCATTCCTGCACATACATGTGTGTCAGTGTGCCTGCACATGCATTCCTGCACATATATGTGTGTTAGTGTGCCTGTACATGCATTCCTGCacatatgtgtgtctgtgtaccTGCACATGCGTTCCTGCACATACATGTGTGTCAGTGTGCCTGTACATGCATTCCTGCACATATATGTGTCTGTGTACTTGCACATGCATTCCtgcacatacatgtgtgtgtcAGTGTGCCCGCACATGTGCTCCCGCACATGTGTTCCCGCACATACATGTGCACCAGTGCCTGCACAAACACGCATGTGTGTGCATCGCTGTCCTCGCACACACGTGTGCATCTGCCTCCTTGCCGTGTCTCCCGGACACGCGTGTGCCACAGCACGCCCCGCCGTTGCGGCTGAGGTGGTGGTGGCCCTCACGTGCCCGGTGCCAGCGGTGCCGCTGCCACCCGCCCTCCCCGGGGGCTGTGGGTGTCCtgttcccccgccccccccccccccctttgccgTGCCCGGCTGCGCCCGTGCCGGGGGCCAAGGAAATGTCTCATgggcaggcaggggtgcaggcagctgcctctccctgcccgccGGCGGCACCCAGCTCCCCCGTCCCTGCCCTGACCTGCCCCCGGCTCAGCCTTCCGTGGTGCCGGCACCCGGGGTGCCAAGGGGTGAcgtggggctgcgggggctccACCCCACCCATGGGTGTCTCCAGGTCTGCTGAGCTGTGGGCACCGTGAGAGGGGATGGGGtgagtggtggggagggggacgtgggtgggagggagatggAGAGACCTGGGACATGGTGGGCACATGCACTTGGGGGACATGGGACTTGGGACATGGTGGGCACGTCCAGCTGGGGGATGTGGGACCTGGGACATGGTGGGCACATGCACTTGGGGGACATGGGACTCAGGACATGGTGGGCACGTCCGCCTGGGGGACATGGGACTCGGGACGTGGTGGTCATGTCCACCTGAGGGACACAGAGACCTGGGATGTGGTGGGCATGTCCAGCTGGGGGACATGGGACCTGGAACATGGGCACGTTCACCTGGGGGCCATGGGACCTGGAACATGGGCAGGTCCACCTGGGGGATGTGGGACATGGGACATGTTGAGCACGTTCACCTGGGGGACATGGAGACCTAGGACATGGTGGGCACATCCACCTGGGGGACATGGTATGCAGGTAGGGGGACATGGTGGGCATGGAGACCAGGGACATTAAAAGGAAGGGGACGTGGTGGGCATGTCCAGCTGGGGGACACTGAGACCTGGGATGTAGGGGACATGGAGACTGGGTACATGGTGAACATGAGGATGTGGAGACCTGGGATGAGGGGGACATGGAGACCGGGGCTATGGTGGGCATGAAGATACGGAGACCTGGGATGAGGGGGACGTGGAGGCCGGGGCTATGGTGGGCATGAAGATACGGAGACCTGGGATGAGGGGGACGTGGAGGCCGGGGCTATGGTGGGCATGAAGATATGGAGACCTGGGATGAGGGGGACGTGGAGGCCGGGGCTATGGTGGGCATGAAGATATGGAGACCTGGGACGAGGGGGACGTGGAGACCGGGGCTATGGTGGGCATGAAGATATGGAGACCTGGGATGAGGAGGACGTGGAGACTGGGGCTATGGTGAGCACGGGGACTTGGGAGATGGCAGGCGGCGTGCCATGGAGACCGAAGATGAGTCctcagtgtgtgtcccccctccctgctcccttgcAGCTGAACTACCTGGGCCCCCCCTTCAATGAGCCCGACTTCAACCCCCCGCGGCTGGCGCGGGCCGAGCGGGTGCCCAGCGCCACGGTGGACTTGGACCTGTGGCGGGGCTTGACCGATAACGCCCGGTTGGCCGCCAACTACCGGGCCTACAGCCGCCTCCTCTGCTACCTACGGGCGCTGGACGGGCAGGCGGGCACCGCCGAGCTGAGGCACCGCCTGGGCCACTTCTGCTCCAGCCTTCAAGGGTTGGTGCTCAGCATCGCCGGCGTCATGTCCTCCTTGGGTTACCCCttgcccgccggccccgccggcccccccgccggcccccccggcacccccgtGGCCCCCAATGACTTCCTCAAGAAGATGGATGATTTCTGGTTGCTGAAGGAGCTGCAGACCTGGCTGTGGCGCTCGGCCAAGGACTTCAACCGCCTCAAGAAGAAGGTGCCACCTGCCGTGGTGACGTTGCGCCTGGAGGCGAGGGGCTtctgagcgcccccccccccccccccccctccccccctttcccctccaatGTCCCCTCTCGGGACGGGGATGGGGCTCCTCACCCCAACAGGCCACCAcgtgtccccccaccaccacctcgctGTGCCTTGTGGGATGGGGCTCCTGACCCAAAGTGCCACCaaagccaccccacagccccaccatCACCACACTGTGCCTTAAGGGACGGGGGTCCTGACCCCAAAGTGCCACCAAAGCCACTCATATCCCCTCTCCGTCACCTCATTGTGCCTTGAGAGATAGCTCTCCTGACCCCAAGTgccaccacagccaccccacaTCCTCATCATCACCTCATTGTGCCTTGAGAGATGGGGCTCCTGAACCCAAAGTGCCACCACAGcaaccccacagccccaccatCACCACACTGTGCCTTAAGGGATGGGGGTCCTGACCCCAAGTGCCACCAAAGCCACCTCACATCCTCTCTGTCACCACGCTGTGCCTTGTGGGATGGGTCTTCTGACCCCAAGTGCCACCAacaccaccccacagccccaccatCACCACAGTGTGCCTGGAGAGACGGGGCTCCTGACCCCAAAGTGCCACCAAAGCCACCTGTGTCCCCCCTCCATTACCAGTGTCCCTTGAGAAATGGTGCTCCTGACCTCAGGTGCCACCATAGCCATGCCACGTCACCACACTGTGCCTTGTGGGATGGGTCTTCTGACCCCAAGTGCCACCAACACCACCCCATAGCCCCACCATCACCACACTGTGCCTGGAGAGATGGGGTTCCTGACCCCAAAGTGACACCAAAGCCACCCGTGTGTCCCCCTTCCATCACCAGCATCCCTTGAGAAATGGTGCTCCTGTCCCCGAAGTGCCACCAAAGCCACTTGTGCCCCCACCTCCATCACCAGCGTCCCTTGAGGAATGGTGCTCCTGTCCCCGAAGTGCCACCAAAGCCACCTCACGTCCCCACCGCCTGTGCCTTGAGGCAGGGGGTGGTGCCACCACGGTGTCCCCACCGCCATGCCGTGCCCACCCCACCCGGCTGACCCCCCCCTTTCACTCCCCTGCCCCGTTGTCCCCACACCCGTGGGGCCAGGTGACGCACACCAggctcctccccctgccccacggcagcgATAAGCCCCGCCCACCACCGAAAGGACCAACACCCCCGAATAAGCCCCGCCCCACCCCGCAGCAAGCCCCGCCCCCGGGAGCGATAGGCTCCGCCCCCTTCCCCGGCTGGCTATaggccccccctctcccccgctcACCAGCCTGTGTAACAAGCCCCGCCTCCTCCCTGCAacaggccccgccccctctgtGCCCAAGCCACGCCCCCCCTCCCGCGGTTGCCTAGCAACCTCGTGGTGGGCGGGGCCCCAGGGCCGCTGTCCCGGTGCGTCTATGAGTGTTTATTTATTGGAGATGTTATTTATTGGGGTATTTATTGCAGAAGATCTATTCTTGTATGAACGAATAAAAGcctttctccagcagcccctccctctgccccaggagccctggggggggggggcgggggggggacgacaacaCACCATCAGTAGGGCCCAGAGTGAACAGGTCGCTGCCACCGCCTCTGAgctcgggggggtgtgtgtgggggggggtcagggtggtcCCACCTGAGTGATGGGTGGCATGGTGGGCAGCCAGGACCCCCTAGGCTCGGGTAACCCCATCttagacacacacccccctccctccacaGCCGTTCCCCTGGGTACCCTCatcccggggtgtgtgtgtgtgtgtgtgtgtgtgtgtgtgtatgtacccCCCAACCCTTATGCCCGCAGCCGTGGGcaccccccccccgttccccccatCCCACTACTGGGGGGTGACCACCAGGGTGTAGAAGGTGCCAGGCTGGGGGAGAAACCCCACGGCGCGGACGGCCCGCTGCGAGGGGGTGTTTTGGGGCAGCACCCCCAAATAAACGGGGAAGCCGCGGGCGTGCAGCTGCCGGCCCAGGGCACCCAGCGTCACCCCGCTCAACCCTTGGCCGCGCCAGGCGGGCAACGTGTAGCCGTGGCTGAGGCAGCCCAGGGGGTCCACCAGGCTCCAGGAGACGGGGCGGCCGCGGGGTCCCAGCAGGCAGGCGCTGGGCAGGGTCtgcaccagccccagcaggaaCCGCCGGCTGCGGGCATTGCCCCCGAAGCCCCAGGTGGCGTTGAGCAGCGGGACGTgggacggggacacgggggacaggcgGAGTCCCGGGGGCAGCCTGCAGTGGGGAAGGAAAGGCACGGGGGGAGCTGCTGcaccctgggatgggatgggatgggatgggatgggatgggatgggatgggatggggaaccCACCATGCCACCCAGGGATGTGACTGGGACCCTTGGTGCCACCAAGGGATGTATTTGGGGACCCTCGTGCCACCCAAGGAAGTGACTGGGACCCTTGGTGCCACCCAGGGACGTGCTCAGGGACCCCTGTGCCACCCAAGGATGTGTTTGGGGACCCTTGTGCCACCCAAGAATGTGACTGGGACCCTTGGTGCCACGCAGGCATGTGCTCAGGGACCCCTGTGCCACCCAGGGATGTGCTTGGGGACCCTtgtgccacccagagattggacTGGGATCCCCTGTGCCACCCAGGGATGTGACTGGGACCCCTGTACCACCCAGGATTGTTCTTGGAGACCCCTGTGCCACCCAGGAATGTGTTCGGGGACCTTTGTGCCACCCAGGGATGTGCTTGGAGACCCCTGTGTCACCCAGGGCTGTGACTGGGACCCCCGTACCGCCCCCAGGGACCTCCCGTATCACCCAGGGATGTGACTGGGCCCCTTGGTGCCAccctgtccccccgtcccccccaccccggtgtccCTGCACTCACTgcgtgcggggctgggggggccgggggctcaGCAGCGCCTGGTACCGGTGCGTCTCCAGCCGCAGCCCCTTGGCATCGGCCGCCCGGCGCACGGCCTCGTACATcccctcctgcatccctgggGCAGCGCCCTcagccatggggacaccacgggcAGGAGGGGGGTGCCTGGGTGTCgttgtcgtgtgtccccccctcccataCACACCTCCCCGTGCCAGTCTTACCGTGCATCTGGAAGGCCCGGGTCCAGTCCAGTGCTTGGGTGCCCCCCAGTAACTCCTGCCAGGCCCCCTCATCCTGGTAGTACACCGTTAACTGGTTGGAATAGAAGTCCTGGGGGTCCTTGTGCTcctgggggggacggggacacagggTCTCAGTGtagtgtcacacacacacacacacacaccccgggcaccatggtgtgtgtggggcagcCGGAACAGCACCTCTGGTCGCAAGCGGGTGAGGACGACACCGAAATGGGGCCAGGAGTCCACCAGCACCTCGTGGGCGGCCGGGTTGCCCCGTGCCACCGTCATCACGGTCCCCAGGACCTGTAGGATGGGGTCAGCGCTGGGTGGGGGgcacacggggctgggggggggggggggcgctgtgatgggtccctctgtccccccacgGTGCCCGGCTGTTGCCAGCTTCCATCGGTGTGGGGGGCCAGGGTGCCGTGTGGGGACCAGCCCGGTGTCCCTGTCACCAACAGGGCTTGACGGGGGGTAGGCAcaggtgtccccagggccaccagagTCCCCACGACTggaaggatggaggggagggCATGGAAGTCCCTGGGGTCCCTGTCACCAGTAGTActgggtggggagggcagaggggaccCTGGAGACCCCATCAGCAgcatggaggggacagaggggacaggggtcCCCAGGGTCCCTGTCACCAGCAGGGTAAGTAGGGAGGCAGGTGGGGGGGGTCACcggcatggcgggggggggaagtggtGGGTCCCCGGGATCCCTGtcaccagcagtgctgggagggggaagggggaaacggggggggtccccagggtctCCGTCACCGGTAGGGCAGCAGGGAGGAACAGGGGTTCCTAGGGTCACTGTCACTGCAGGGGGAGAAGCAAGAGTGTCCCCAGGGTCCTCGAcaccagcagggcagggggatgaggtggggggggtcctggggtccCTGTCaccagggggtttggggggggggggggaaacaggggggtccccagggtcccTGTCACCGGCAGGGTGGCGGGCAGGCTCCTCCGCAGGGCCTCCTCCAGCCGCCGCAGCTGGCCCGGGCACGTCAGGATCTGCATGGCcccctggccgtggggcaggcggtGACACCGAGGATCCGTGGGGCACTGGTGGCCGCGGGGCAGTGTGTCCCAGCCCAGCAACCGGCCCCAGGAggccccagggtgggcagggcTGGCCCCATGCCCAGTGGCCAGTGGGATGGACCCTGCCCGCTGCCCCCGTGTGTGTGGCCACCCCCTGGGCAGGGGACGTTTGCTGGACCATGACGGCTGGTGGTGGCCCTGGGACCTGCTGGTGCCCCCACCAGACGCAGGGACCTGCTGGTGTCACTGCTTGCCCCACGGGACCCCAGGACTGCTGTGGCGTGAGTGCTGGAGGGGCTTGGGAttggggatagggatggggacagggatggtgtCCCCACCGGGGGGGGGTCCTGTCCCCCTGTCACTGTGGGGGTCTCTCAGCAGGACCATGCAGATCCTGACCTGCCCGGCCCAGCTGCAGCGCCTGGAGGGGGTCCTGCGGAGGAGCCTGCCCCTCGCCCTGCCGGTGACGGGGACCCCACTGTCACCCCTCTCTCATGCCATGATGGGGACCCCCACTGTCACCCCTGCCCCTTGCTGCCGTGGGCACCCCACTGCCACCGATGTCCCTTGCAGTGACAGTTGACCCCAAGTGTcacccctgccccttcccacGATGGGGACCCCACTGTCACCTCCCCACTCTCACCCCGCTGTCACCCCGTCCCCCTCCTAccaccgtcccccccccccaccccccccaccccgccccgggtGTCCCAAGTCGAGGCCAGGCCGATCCCGGGCACCACCCACCTCCGAACTCGCCAATCCCAGCCCGGTTGGACTCTGTCCCAGCCAATCCCAGCCCAGGCAAAGTGCAGCGCAGCCAATCGCAAACTCCCTGCCTAACCCCTCCCGACTCCGTTGAGCCACGCCCACTTACGGGCAGCCTAGCTCTAGGCCACGCCCCCTGCGCCTTCACCCCCAGCGGGCCCTATGGGGCGGGGGCGCCATgtttggggagggcagggtgctggttttgggggggggggagccccggggacccccaaatCCGCCTCCCCGTCCCCCTCGATGTCTGACCCCTTTTCCCGGCAGGTCTACGGGGCCGTGCTGAACATCAACCGGGGGAACCCGGGGGAGCTGGAAGTGGTGGTGGACGCCTGGCCCcactttggggctgtgctggCCCGGCCCAGCGGAGAGGTGGGGGgactggggtggggtgggggacacacacacacacacacacacacaagggggTGATCAGGGTGAGCCTGGTGGGCtgagggcacccatgggtgccccgcAGATGCCGGTGGATGACTGCTACAGGAACATGAACGCCGCCTTCTACCGGGACGTGGGTGCCTACCGGGCCCTGCTGGAGACCCCCGGCTGCCTGCGCTGGGACACAGCCTTCCACATCTTCGGTGGccccggggggggacgggggacggggggggcccAGGGGACATCGGAGAGGgtgtgggggggcactgggagcacatGCTTGTGGGTGGGAATCCCCCgtggtggggggcactgggagcgtGGGGCGCTGGGGAGAGCCGTTGGGGATACTGGGGTAAGGAAGTGGAGGTACTGGGGGCAggaatttggggtgctggggggcactgggggtagGAATTTGggtgctgggggcactggggagcaTTGGGGGCATGACTTGGGATACAGGGCAAAGGaactggaggcactgggaagtACTGGGGGCAggaatttggggtgctggggggcactgggggtaggaatttgggtgctgggggggactgggggtaGGAATTTGggtgctgggggcactggggagcaTTGGGGTCATGACAGGATACTGGGGAAAGGaactggaggcactgggaagtACTGGGGGCAggaatttggggtgctggggggcactgggggtaggaatttgggtgctggggggactgggggtaGGAATTTGggtgctgggggcactggggagcaTTGGGGGCATGACTTGGGATACGGAGGAAAGGaactggaggcactgggaagtACTGGGGGCAGGAATTTGGGGTGCTTGgaagcagggagggcaggaatttggggtgctggggggcactgggggcaagAATTTGGGGTgcttgggagcagggagggcaggaatttggggtgctggggggcactggggagcgTTGTGGTTGgactttggggtgctgggggcggGCACTGGGGGAGGGTATGGTGTtagtgggggcactgggggccACTGGGGAGTGTTGTGGgtggacttgggggtgctggggggggggggcactggggacccGGATGGGGTtagtgggggcactgggggcaggatcctgggggtcactggggagCATTgtgggctgctgggggggcactgggggcctGGATGGGGCTAGTGGGGGCCACTGGGGAGCGTTGTGGTTggatggggggtgggagggcGGGTTGGGGGCAATTGGGGGCAGGAACGGgggtgctgggagcactggggctaCTGGGGATAGAGACTGGGGTtgtggggagcccctggggagggcCCAGCTGCCATGCTGGGGttagaaagggggggaaggggagagggggggcgtgggggggcccCCCCCTGACAtcactgtccccagggctgcAAGAGGGGGTGGCCACGGTTTCACGAGCCATAGCGGCCACCAAGGGGGTGGAGCTGGAGGCCTCCGAGTACTACACCTACTTCCACCCCGACCCCAGCACCATGCCCGAGCCCCGGTGAGTCCCCCAACTTCCTAGCctaccccaccccaccccccccaaaatcccacctgCCATGGGGACCCCCTCCCCAATTACGGCCACCCCCTCGCCGCAGACTAGCCCCCGGCGTGCGGGTGGGCACGCTGAGCCCGGCGCACCTGGACCTGCTGAACCAGACGTGGACGTACGGGGGGAACGGGCGCAGCCGGCGGTAcctgggggagctgctggggcgatacccccacctctgcctgcaggacGGGGAGGGGGACCCCCTCAGCTGGACCCTCACCGATCATTTCGGCACGGGGACGCACGGCTATACCTTGCCCGGCCAGCGGCGGCACGGCCACATGCGGGCGGTTTTGACGTTAGCCGCTCGGCGGGCGCACGCCCGTGGCTTTCCCGCTTTCGGGCACACGGCCACGGGCAACCGACCCATGCAGAGGCTGCACGAGGAGCTGGGCCACCAGCGGCTACCGGGGCTGTGCCACTTCATCTTGCACAACCCCGGCCTGGGGAGGGCCGGACCCTGAGGCCACCCCTTtgtcacccccccctccccggggcaaggaagaccaaaaaaaaaaaaaaaaaacaacccccccccaaaaaaaaaaccccaaagccaaagcaaaaaaaaagtgtggactCTCTGATGGCTGCTATAGGGTTGTGTCTTCCCTTCTCGCACCTGGCTAGCCGTTACAGCCACCTGGTGGCTTGGTGTCACCGCAGAGGGACACAG is a genomic window containing:
- the CLCF1 gene encoding cardiotrophin-like cytokine factor 1 isoform X2 — protein: MELRAGDSWGIFTFLCAALCNLPALPALNCTEELGAGQSIQKTYDLTRYLEHQLRTLAGTYLNYLGPPFNEPDFNPPRLARAERVPSATVDLDLWRGLTDNARLAANYRAYSRLLCYLRALDGQAGTAELRHRLGHFCSSLQGLVLSIAGVMSSLGYPLPAGPAGPPAGPPGTPVAPNDFLKKMDDFWLLKELQTWLWRSAKDFNRLKKKVPPAVVTLRLEARGF
- the CLCF1 gene encoding cardiotrophin-like cytokine factor 1 isoform X1, whose amino-acid sequence is MLNVAGELSGDSWGIFTFLCAALCNLPALPALNCTEELGAGQSIQKTYDLTRYLEHQLRTLAGTYLNYLGPPFNEPDFNPPRLARAERVPSATVDLDLWRGLTDNARLAANYRAYSRLLCYLRALDGQAGTAELRHRLGHFCSSLQGLVLSIAGVMSSLGYPLPAGPAGPPAGPPGTPVAPNDFLKKMDDFWLLKELQTWLWRSAKDFNRLKKKVPPAVVTLRLEARGF
- the LOC141466146 gene encoding glycine N-acyltransferase-like protein 3 is translated as MQILTCPGQLRRLEEALRRSLPATLPVLGTVMTVARGNPAAHEVLVDSWPHFGVVLTRLRPEEHKDPQDFYSNQLTVYYQDEGAWQELLGGTQALDWTRAFQMHGMQEGMYEAVRRAADAKGLRLETHRYQALLSPRPPQPRTQLPPGLRLSPVSPSHVPLLNATWGFGGNARSRRFLLGLVQTLPSACLLGPRGRPVSWSLVDPLGCLSHGYTLPAWRGQGLSGVTLGALGRQLHARGFPVYLGVLPQNTPSQRAVRAVGFLPQPGTFYTLVVTPQ
- the LOC141466166 gene encoding glycine N-acyltransferase-like protein 3, whose amino-acid sequence is MQILTCPAQLQRLEGVLRRSLPLALPVYGAVLNINRGNPGELEVVVDAWPHFGAVLARPSGEMPVDDCYRNMNAAFYRDVGAYRALLETPGCLRWDTAFHIFGLQEGVATVSRAIAATKGVELEASEYYTYFHPDPSTMPEPRLAPGVRVGTLSPAHLDLLNQTWTYGGNGRSRRYLGELLGRYPHLCLQDGEGDPLSWTLTDHFGTGTHGYTLPGQRRHGHMRAVLTLAARRAHARGFPAFGHTATGNRPMQRLHEELGHQRLPGLCHFILHNPGLGRAGP